The following are encoded together in the Anopheles nili chromosome 3, idAnoNiliSN_F5_01, whole genome shotgun sequence genome:
- the LOC128725917 gene encoding uncharacterized protein LOC128725917 — translation MAAFLRRRTKETQTSKYASELQGTDTNVPSTISNNHESAELAEDRTRYLQNPAILDTLDSVHRSLLFSNLKFDTDDTSGLQKNTAPDGRSRQKQDFLAPSVSTAATRETPASQQIDTLQPHYWKVNIAAASSDERLTKEGDVSQVVERIKGVTPKAPATDRDASLNDELEALFGKDWNNNLNRRNSSRVKMMVQQYEHGEVATSHPSRPTHQTGETRQYMESHPDSPSVCDVETSDFESASVTSGSSVCGNGGRRSVRTSSAFSEGSRDMVSIDRFELEEAMAKELGFQEQQQHHSEESSGHNTLITININYRCDNNPLRNSKTEERAEKSVDIVVSTPPQGVDFQSNTVAERKSLKNDNPGQLAMERQVHRLDARNTHTAVNKRVDKELMNLGNEKVLSVEGDTENYENHMDEGENKNKTERRSKDHRSSFTSSRTCQTPEMEEYHDCNDLHESTLSFYEQATSQPVTPQEKKKRSSRVHDSSGSTVESIEECNDGEKPMIRIVQELTEDHREVTSTITLNKAQITEMQKKNGERRSVEPVVEKENIYSPDEKTSPTEDSQRRRKSHFASSKKRHVKTNHQRQQRIIDDNFCNEILDSTIHFDRLYGINRIQRHMTEEETVSSSSPIPVAEECFSDSVICDIVSPGEESFDSVLSVGKLEGKPRYSGKTMGRLMMKRLKKLHGGTEIQKPSNASDTSTNSSLLQTSGPKKPPRTFANSPKRESPLPVPSCPARKDIDDSDPSDKGIGWKREIRTKTHRVGWTVPAANDKNASIPAEVYSMLHYSEDESRKKLIKVGNSKPAPQQSSSQVASDKREPLGPKLVIDTVDGPRTPRRHSSSTDFERFVRDSNVKSTPHRRSDVSNRVGNGTRADTRRMIEQFLSDERSHGPEALRKLSGPDRRRRTTGGIFERRRQQQENFLDDARRTNHEPRRRKISKAVVHSTLAGNECCPKAVAVSGTTSRTNGNVSSGGKIEKRRAFRKVSLLKRTRTLFEASKKKIFAIKKFETPKKLNAVSTASLCEPQCNDPNINRNSSMKKKNSLHHKHLGYTPVHLRCKSCRSEVVDIEREDEIVPLNFRSVTSKPKPKGPADSSDEENKENYNGSAAHNQGTDKRRRSGEGTNRKSVRSLNFAQLMPQSKPVESSDAEISPRKQLNEIKFLKTLRNLKISPKRILRFASQSSTAGNGQISPTTSSGAQKHGEFQSYDDLNLDNVANMGDFLSNIRCKIEGEEFNNLTVNPSPSSVAVDVHGGQGEPIYQEISPKGNKTILNEFISSDTNKRYLMVNNNPNILYAMVESKSTRCPAPLVKARSLTSIHGTSGIVDPTVTSTPVSKPQNNTCKSQTKPSIRRTLPKAIVGREEQPSSLYNTALAENSHCSQGASHAGQFSGSCGDGGGGSDRVRASFNTTESTAASTTRRSLFSRDSSLRLTGPDRVRETTDDSDISVLQEEESGEDEVSQQSRPDTAIVEEPLIVREWVEDRLNARKESERFQQKPPSPGVDWGFKGPYKNEKELFAFEQDIIVEERVMGNSNRHGVSSEGRLDHLKNSQKSVQARVGGKGVAPLGCFDTDSELESLRKYQDNEIDDLVHSLNNNITLSDIGTLDTTSTVASTSMENLLDQEGYDTVDLAPSVTRVFHKPVERNLTVDTVDVSELISQAPDDSLSASYFSPNTSTPSSSKLSSTGTAVMRNLKDKLRTSFRKSKSFIKKKRQRIANYLQEDRPASKSSSTNSSCANSPPRSAVSTQTPHRQDGRSPDRRKAENEQDMSDDMYRSFTEGSNSIITTSSMMELSNQHMNELMQQIIRQGDARKQLKQAVAICRSTREFECSPELIEAERLLLVATHKETTVRNELNKIDYLSNGMTLAEGKRVGTVTLSNFEFPLKETAIRDTLYNYFYVVVCTHKHEVKATVAKERHSNGRVYIRDCAIQFQNLDANYEIRVEVFVLQLRKNVKNYSFESRYHLDKDTKRPLSCPSPSKKLREAGRMLSFRSSPTKTFDFDNEFSRFKSQGFLTLTFFTLLTSSMGEDEDEACPEEKQDATYVTARTSHNTHTTTMLEDESDTGSPLGTGDRLFSRPDHFHPIACRREDQSVVFIAEDFKYLTLDSMAYTSNMVGTIGMNVRSEVRFEGSNMSGFLDVGEKMDDNEGITWNRRWCKINGFMLEFWNYPQECQEKIPILYIDLVKCINDRIGLADRSICSRPRTLKVEIFASRVAASAASCNSSGIGSFKSTGRTTSPNSVGETAGCSSESRGLLRPSSPNEQCRTANNVNVTCYFFAADTQSDLKGWLNELNRVVKFLKEWKM, via the exons atgGCTGCTTTTCTGCGACGACGGACGAAAGAAACC CAGACGAGCAAGTACGCCAGCGAATTGCAAGGAACCGACACAAACGTTCCCAGCACCATTTCCAACAACCACGAGTCTGCAGAACTCGCCGAGGATCGGACACGCTACTTGCAGAATCCGGCCATACTCGATACGCTTGACTCCGTTCATCGGTCACTGCTGTTCAGTAATCTCAAATTTGATACCG ACGACACGTCTGGGCT GCAGAAGAATACGGCACCAGACGGAAGAAGTAG GCAAAAACAGGATTTTCTCG CACCATCCGTATCGACAGCAGCCACTCGAGAAACGCCTGCTTCACAACAGATTGATACGCTTCAGCCGCACTACTGGAAGGTAAATATTGCGGCAGCCTCATCAGATGAAAGATTGACGAAGGAAGGAGATGTGTCGCAAGTGGTGGAACGGATAAAGGGTGTCACTCCGAAAGCTCCTGCTACCGACCGCGACGCCTCACTAAACGATGAGCTGGAGGCGTTGTTCGGGAAGGATTGGAACAATAACCTTAACAGAAGAAACTCCAGTAGAGTCAAGATGATGGTGCAACAGTACGAACATGGTGAGGTTGCGACCTCGCATCCCAGCAGGCCAACACATCAGACTGGTGAGACGAGACAGTACATGGAATCGCATCCCGATTCGCCTTCGGTTTGTGATGTGGAAACGAGTGATTTCGAAAGTGCTAGCGTAACGAGCGGAAGCAGCGTTTGTGGTAATGGCGGAAGGCGAAGTGTCCGCACCAGTTCCGCATTCAGCGAAGGCAGTCGGGATATGGTCAGCATCGATCGTTTTGAATTAGAGGAAGCCATGGCGAAAGAACTTGGCTTccaagagcaacagcaacatcattCAGAGGAGTCGTCAGGCCACAACACGTTGATTACCATTAATATAAACTACCGATGTGATAATAATCCTCTAAGGAATAGCAAAACAGAAGAACGTGCCGAAAAATCTGTAGATATCGTCGTTTCGACACCACCGCAAGGGGTAGATTTTCAGTCGAACACTGTAGCTGAACGGAAATCATTGAAAAACGATAACCCCGGCCAGTTGGCAATGGAGCGTCAAGTGCATCGGTTGGATGCACGAAACACCCACACCGCTGTTAATAAGAGGGTTGACAAGGAGCTAATGAATCTCGGTAACGAGAAAGTTTTGTCAGTGGAAGGTGATACGGAAAATTACGAAAATCACATGGACgaaggtgaaaataaaaataagactGAGCGCCGTTCGAAGGATCATCGCAGTTCATTTACAAGCTCTAGAACTTGTCAAACGCCCGAAATGGAGGAATATCATGACTGCAATGATCTCCACGAGTCAACTCTATCATTTTACGAGCAAGCAACTTCACAGCCAGTTACTccacaggaaaagaaaaagcgctcCTCCAGAGTGCACGATTCGAGTGGATCAACTGTGGAGAGCATTGAGGAGTGCAACGATGGCGAAAAGCCAATGATTCGAATTGTGCAAGAGCTGACGGAAGATCATCGGGAAGTCACTTCAACCATAACGCTGAATAAAGCTCAAATCACGGAGATGCAGAAGAAGAACGGCGAGCGTCGTAGTGTTGAACCCGTCGTCGAGAAGGAAAATATCTATTCCCCTGACGAGAAGACCAGTCCTACTGAAGATTCTCAAAGAAGACGGAAATCTCACTTTGCCTCCAGCAAGAAGCGTCACGTAAAAACGAATCACCAGCGCCAACAGCGAATAATCGATGACAATTTTTGCAATGAAATTCTTGATTCCACGATCCACTTTGATCGGCTCTACGGAATAAATCGTATTCAGCGCCACATGACGGAGGAAGAGACAGTATCTTCGTCTTCTCCCATTCCAGTAGCGGAAGAGTGCTTCAGCGATTCTGTCATATGTGATATCGTCTCGCCTGGAGAAGAATCGTTCGATTCCGTTTTATCGGTGGGAAAGCTCGAAGGTAAACCACGTTATTCGGGTAAAACCATGGGGCGGTTAATGATGAAGCGTCTGAAGAAACTACATGGAGGAACGGAAATACAAAAACCATCAAATGCGTCGGATACATCTACGAATTCTTCTTTGTTGCAAACAAGCGGGCCGAAGAAACCTCCTCGTACTTTTGCGAATTCACCGAAAAGAGAATCACCGCTTCCAGTCCCATCCTGTCCTGCCCGGAAGGATATAGATGACAGCGATCCATCCGACAAAGGGATCGGATGGAAACGCGAAATTCGAACCAAAACGCATCGTGTCGGTTGGACAGTGCCAGCtgcaaatgataaaaatgcatCGATACCTGCAGAAGTGTACAGTATGTTGCACTACTCAGAAGACGAAAGCCGAAAAAAACTGATAAAGGTGGGAAACTCTAAACCTGCGCCACAACAATCGAGCTCACAAGTGGCTAGTGATAAGCGTGAACCACTCGGCCCGAAACTTGTCATAGACACTGTCGATGGACCACGAACACCTCGTCGTCATTCGTCCTCGACGGATTTTGAAAGGTTCGTGAGGGATTCTAATGTGAAAAGCACACCGCATCGTAGAAGTGATGTGAGCAACCGTGTCGGAAATGGGACAAGGGCTGATACTCGTCGTATGATCGAGCAGTTTCTTAGCGATGAGCGTAGCCATGGTCCGGAAGCGCTGCGTAAGCTGTCGGGACcggatcgtcgtcgtcggacCACGGGAGGCATCTTCGAGCGACGTAgacagcagcaggaaaattTTTTAGACGATGCCAGGCGTACCAACCATGAACCGCGAAGACGGAAAATATCGAAAGCGGTTGTTCATTCAACTCTGGCCGGCAACGAATGTTGTCCCAAGGCGGTAGCTGTTAGCGGAACGACATCCCGAACAAATGGAAACGTGTccagtggtgggaaaattgaaaaacgacGCGCTTTCCGCAAGGTATCGTTACTGAAACGTACACGTACGCTGTTCGAAGCTTCGAAGAAGAAGATTTTTGCCATTAAGAAATTTGAAACACCCAAAAAGCTTAATGCTGTAAGTACTGCATCTCTATGTGAGCCTCAATGTAACGATCCAAACATTAATCGTAATAGTTccatgaagaaaaagaacagcTTGCATCACAAGCACCTGGGCTACACGCCGGTACATTTGCGGTGCAAATCATGTCGCTCAGAGGTGGTTGATATCGAACGGGAAGACGAAATTGTTCCATTAAATTTTCGCTCTGTAACATCTAAACCCAAACCAAAAGGGCCAGCCGACAGTTCGgacgaagaaaataaagaaaactaTAATGGTTCAGCTGCTCATAATCAGGGCACTGATAAACGGCGTCGAAGTGGTGAAGGAACAAATCGTAAATCGGTCCGCAGTCTCAACTTTGCTCAACTAATGCCGCAATCAAAACCAGTAGAGTCATCCGATGCTGAGATATCTCCAAGGAAGCAGTTGAACGAGATCAAATTTTTAAAGACGTTGCGTAATCTTAAAATATCTCCGAAAAGGATACTACGCTTTGCATCGCAGTCTTCAACTGCTGGCAACGGCCAAATCTCTCCAACTACTAGTAGTGGAGCTCAAAAGCATGGCGAATTTCAGTCATATGACGATTTGAATCTTGACAATGTGGCGAACATGGGAGATTTTCTAAGCAATATAAGATGTAAGATTGAAGGGGAAGAATTTAATAATCTCACGGTGAACCCATCGCCATCGAGTGTTGCGGTAGATGTTCATGGCGGGCAGGGGGAGCCTATCTATCAAGAAATTTCTCCAAAAGGCAACAAAACGATTTTGAATGAGTTCATTAGCTCAGATACAAACAAGCGATATCTGATGGTTAATAATAACCCAAACATACTATACGCCATGGTGGAGAGCAAATCAACACGCTGCCCAGCGCCCTTGGTTAAGGCTCGTTCACTTACAAGCATCCACGGAACGTCGGGTATTGTAGATCCCACGGTCACATCGACACCCGTTAGTAAACCACAAAATAACACGTGTAAAAGTCAGACAAAACCAAGCATCCGGCGGACTCTTCCC AAAGCAATTGTAGGACGTGAAGAACAACCAAGCAGTCTGTATAATACTGCGCTAGCGGAAAACAGTCATTGTAGTCAGGGGGCATCTCATGCTGGACAGTTTAGTGGTAGTTGTGGTGATGGCGGAGGTGGTAGCGATAGGGTTAGAGCATCCTTTAACACTACCGAAAGTACCGCCGCCAGCACCACGCGACGCTCACTGTTCAGTCGAGattcttcgcttcgtttgACGGGGCCAGATCGTGTTAGGGAGACTACTGATGACAGTGATATTTCGGTTTTACAGGAAGAAGAAAGTGGGGAAGACGaagtctcgcaacaatctcgaCCGGATACTGCGATTGTCGAGGAACCATTGATCGTGCGGGAATGGGTAGAAGATCGTTTGAATGCTCGTAAGGAAAGTGAACGTTTTCAACAaaagccaccatcaccagGAGTCGATTGGGGATTCAAAGGACCGTACAAGAACGAAAAGGAATTATTCGCCTTTGAACAGGACATTATCGTTGAGGAACGTGTTATGGGAAACAGTAACCGGCACGGTGTTAGTTCTGAGGGAAGGCTCGATCATTTGAAGAACTCCCAAAAGTCAGTGCAGGCTCGAGTAGGTGGCAAGGGTGTAGCTCCACTTGGGTGTTTCGATACGGACAGTGAG CTCGAATCTCTACGAAAGTATCAGGATAATGAAATTGATGATCTTGTCCATTCgctcaacaacaacataaCACTTTCCGACATAGGAACGCTCGATACCACGAGCACCGTTGCATCAACGTCCATGGAAAATTTGCTCGACCAAGAAGGTTACGACACGGTCGATCTTGCGCCATCCGTAACTCGGGTGTTCCATAAACCAGTAGAACGTAACCTTACTGTCGATACAGTAGACGTATCCGAACTTATAAGTCAAGCGCCGGATGACAGCCTATCGGCTTCCTATTTTTCGCCCAACACCAGTACTCCTTCGAGTAGCAAATTGTCCAGTACCGGTACAGCTGTCATGCGCAATCTAAAGGATAAGCTGCGAACTTCATTCCGCAAGAGCAAATCTTTTATCAAGAAAAAACGCCAACGTATTGCCAACTACCTCCAAGAGGACAGACCCGCCAGTAAGTCATCCTCAACTAATTCATCATGTGCCAACTCGCCTCCGAGAAGTGCTGTGTCAACTCAAACACCACACAGACAGGATGGTCGTAGTCCTGATCGGCGTAAAGCGGAAAACGAACAGGATATGTCAGACGACATGTACCGCTCGTTCACGGAAGGAAGCAACAGCATCATTACAACCAGCTCAATGATGGAGCTTAGCAACCAGCACATGAACGAACTGATGCAACAGATCATCCGGCAAGGTGACGCGCGGAAGCAGCTAAAGCAAGCAGTCGCGATCTGTCGTAGCACGCGCGAATTCGAGTGTTCTCCCGAGCTGATCGAAGCGGAACGCTTGCTGTTGGTTGCGACACATAAGGAAACGACCGTGCGGAACGAACTGAACAAGATCGATTACCTGAGCAATGGAATGACACTGGCAGAGGGCAAGCGTGTGGGAACAGTAACGTTAAGCAACTTTGAGTTCCCGCTGAAGGAGACGGCCATTCGCGATACACTGTACAACTATTTTTACGTCGTTGTGTGTACCCACAAGCACGAGGTTAAGGCTACGGTGGCCAAGGAGCGACACAGCAATGGGCGCGTATACATCAGGGACTGCGCAATCCAATTCCAAAACCTGGACGCAAACTACGAGATACGAGTGGAAGTGTTTGTCCTGCAGCTGCGCAAGAACGTAAAGAACTACAGCTTTGAAAGCCGGTACCATCTAGACAAG GATACGAAACGCCCACTCAGCTGTCCATCTCCATCGAAGAAATTACGCGAAGCTGGACGCATGCTCTCGTTCCGCTCAAGTCCAACAAAAACTTTCGATTTTGATAATGAATTTTCTCGTTTCAAATCGCAAGGCTTTTTGACGCTTACCTTCTTCACATTGCTAACGTCGAGCATGGGTGAAGATGAGGATGAGGCATGTccagaagaaaaacaggatGCGACGTATGTCACCGCTCGGACTAGTCACAACACCCATACGACGACAATGCTGGAAGACGAAAGTGATACTGGGTCACCACTAGGCACCGGCGATCGTTTATTTTCGAGACCGGATCACTTTCACCCGATAGCGTGCCGCAGGGAGGATCAGAGCGTGGTGTTTATCGCGGAGGACTTCAAATATCTCACTCTTGACTCGATGGCGTACACTTCGAACATGGTGGGTACGATCGGCATGAACGTGCGTAGTGAGGTGCGATTCGAGGGTTCGAATATGAGCGGATTTCTGGATgtgggcgagaaaatggaTGACAACGAAGGAATCACTTGGAACCGCCGATGGTGCAAGATCAACGGGTTCATGCTGGAGTTCTGGAACTACCCTCAGGAATGCCAGGAAAAG ATTCCAATACTGTACATCGATTTGGTTAAATGCATTAACGATCGCATTGGACTTGCGGACAGATCGATCTGTTCTCGGCCTCGAACCTTAAAGGTGGAAATATTTGCTTCCCGTGTAGCGGCGTCTGCGGCCAGTTGTAACAGCAGCGGCATCGGTAGCTTCAAGAGCACCGGACGGACGACGAGCCCGAACTCCGTTGGAGAAACTGCTGGCTGCTCGTCTGAAAGTCGTGGACTTTTACGTCCCTCATCCCCCAACGAACAGTGTCGGACGGCCAATAACGTGAACGTTACTTGCTACTTCTTTGCGGCCGATACCCAAAGCGACCTCAAAGGTTGGCTTAACGAACTAAATCGCGTGGTAAAGTTTCTGAAGGAGTGGAAAATGTAG